In Trichoderma atroviride chromosome 2, complete sequence, one DNA window encodes the following:
- a CDS encoding uncharacterized protein (EggNog:ENOG41) gives MAAPANKERPLPTPTQQAASQSEQQPRSNSNRFSFLSDKGRKNSVTNKIDLHETHAEKDSRRLHSKADPTLAMNEAEPSVEAVMAATSLSPLRAIQHKDAYGNVIADPDLSNPTRNRWERPLDTIRSFEAAIEGDYARRSMYRSDTDPSANFSRRNSYYRPNQPRFPQDNYYSSRAASFHGSQYEAPGPASGRNSYNDIQNYSNNNGGYYTANAGPSGYNRNQVGHGRPSRERAPKMPSDSHLRPYGREQNVYPLPHKDRSYETVTSAAASGNSDPAGYQTDPTSSDNSSIHRASPAKHADERANKYDINFSQSESYKTPALTVNLSPPTKGHSLPTPPNASYQNPLPTIPRKQVSTLKRQVSTTPSGGEKRKSWFSRRFSKNS, from the exons ATGGCGGCTCCCGCAAACAAGGAGCGCCCTCTCCCAACGCCTACTCAGCAGGCCGCCTCCCAGTCGGAGCAACAGCCGCGGTCCAATTCGAATCGCTTCAGCTTCCTCTCCGACAAAGGTCGCAAGAACAGCGTCACCAACAAGATCGACCTGCACGAAACGCACGCTGAAAAGGATTCTAGACGCCTCCACAGCAAGGCCGATCCCACGTTGGCCATGAACGAAGCGGAGCCAT CTGTCGAAGCCGTGATGGCAGCCACATCACTCTCTCCGCTGCGCGCCATTCAACACAAAGACGCATACGGCAACGTAATTG CCGATCCTGATTTGTCTAATCCGACTCGCAACCGCTGGGAGCGTCCTCTCGATACCATCCGAAGCTTTGAAGCGGCGATTGAAGGCGATTATGCGCGTAGGTCCATGTATCGCTCAG ACACAGACCCTTCAGCAAACTTTAGCCGTCGGAACAGCTACTATAGAC CAAACCAACCACGATTTCCCCAAGATAACTACTATAGCAGTCGTGCGGCTTCTTTCCACGGTAGCCAGTATGAAGCACCCGGTCCAGCTTCAGGGAGGAACAGTTACAATGACATCCAAAACTATAGCAACAACAATGGAGGCTATTACACCGCAAACGCAGGCCCCAGTGGCTACAACCGAAACCAGGTGGGCCATGGACGACCATCGCGTGAGCGCGCACCAAAGATGCCCTCCGATTCTCACCTTCGACCCTACGGTCGAGAGCAAAACGTCTATCCTTTACCTCACAAAGACCGCTCATATGAGACCGTGACATCTGCAGCTGCCAGCGGCAATTCCGATCCTGCGGGCTATCAGACCGATCCTACTAGCAGCGATAACAGCTCCATTCATCGGGCCTCTCCCGCCAAGCACGCAGACGAGCGCGCGAACAAGTATGATATCAATTTCAGCCAGTCCGAGTCTTACAAGACTCCGGCCCTGACGGTGAACTTGTCGCCTCCTACAAAGGGCCACAGTCTACCCACACCTCCAAACGCGAGCTACCAAAATCCTCTCCCGACCATACCAAGAAAGCAGGTTTCAACGCTTAAGAGGCAGGTTTCCACGACACCGTCGGGAGGAGAAAAGCGAAAGAGCTGGTTTTCCCGCCGATTCAGCAAAAATTCCTAA
- a CDS encoding uncharacterized protein (EggNog:ENOG41~TransMembrane:2 (i34-55o67-86i)) codes for MATRRIVNSEKTILEKDDTAEEKSNISPAVPKDVIFKLLGFSAAMIIVPIGSYFATVHTVFKGNSSLAGGMAAVLANVVLISYIIVAMKEDQTESKPESKKTQ; via the exons aTGGCTACTCGCCGCATTGTCAACTCGGAAAAGACAATCCTGGAAAAGGACGATACCGCCGAGGAAAAGTCCAACATTAGCCCCGCTGTCCCAAA GGATGTcattttcaagcttctcggCTTCTCAGCTGCCATGATTATCGTCCCTATCGGCTCGTACTTTGCAACCGTGCATACAGTCTTTAAAG GAAATTCATCGCTGGCCGGTGGTATGGCTGCTGTTCTGGCCAATGTAGTGCTCATTTCATACATAATTGTAGCAATGAAGGAGGATCAAACAGAGTCCAAACCtgagagcaaaaagacacAGTAA
- a CDS encoding uncharacterized protein (EggNog:ENOG41): MLLPSAFSCDGSQAAPTTRSHAGRFVSPPSSPTTLSAQYSIDNIMNTCRSLQSLITMTASNNDHGALAPAPTLTQLPTPPLAYAPTPMKLRLRSRGSKSDGKGDETPVTRRRIAKRTPPAPPRGANKRRRELDDDLGRSDEADMDTEAELDAESLQMTRSSSPSSSPQAPSTPKRARISPEQLPLGLERSDFHDIHLLEGSANSKDCENPGTDLQVEADGSEWSLEDDRVLVELVLEKLRLSKTEWQDCARSLGKDRHSVGRRWKSLMTNGDVGVKTRSRRARLHSTWR; the protein is encoded by the coding sequence ATGCTCCTCCCATCCGCCTTCTCTTGCGACGGCTCGCAAGCCGCGCCCACAACCAGATCACACGCTGGTCGCTTCGTATCACCGCCCTCCAGTCCTACGACGCTGTCGGCGCAGTACTCCATCGACAACATCATGAACACCTGCCGCTCTCTCCAGTCTCTCATCACCATGACCGCCTCCAACAACGACCACGGCGCGCTTGCGCCCGCGCCCACCCTGACTCAACTCCCCACGCCGCCTCTCGCATATGCTCCCACCCCCATGAAGCTGCGCCTCCGATCGCGTGGCAGCAAATCAGATGGCAAAGGCGACGAAACTCCCGTGACCAGGAGGAGGATCGCGAAGCGCACTCCTCCCGCTCCTCCCAGGGGCGCCAACAAACGCCGGCGCGAGCTTGACGACGACCTGGGGCGCAGCGATGAGGCCGACATGGACACtgaggccgagctggacgCCGAGAGCCTACAAATGACACGCAGCTCAtccccatcatcgtcaccacAAGCACCTTCAACACCCAAACGCGCTCGCATCTCCCCTGAGCAATTGCCCTTGGGACTCGAGCGCTCTGATTTCCACGACATCCACCTCTTGGAAGGCAGCGCCAACAGCAAAGACTGTGAAAACCCAGGAACCGACCTCCAGGTTGAGGCGGACGGCTCAGAATGGAGCCTTGAAGACGACCGCGTCCTCGTCGAACTGGTGCTcgagaagctgaggctgtcCAAGACGGAATGGCAAGACTGCGCGCGCAGCCTGGGCAAAGACAGGCACAGCGTCGGCCGGCGCTGGAAGAGCCTCATGACGAATGGCGACGTTGGCGTCAAGACGAGAAGTCGACGAGCAAGACTGCACTCTACCTGGCGATGA
- a CDS encoding uncharacterized protein (SECRETED:SignalP(1-31)) encodes MTMRVPHPRPFCSCSLAKALVSLILPASIEPQVVICRAFAGETRKEEAHVDVDVDVLSHGNALTAGAHPGNIKSGLLKKYGHLVSIPSKECPLFALLCLSSADSRPQMLSHVSRTSTNTHIKAC; translated from the coding sequence ATGACCATGCGTGTTCCTCATCCACGGcccttttgctcttgctccCTCGCCAAGGCTCTCGTGAGTCTCATCCTCCCTGCGTCCATCGAGCCTCAGGTCGTCATCTGCAGAGCATTTGCGGGGGAgacgagaaaagaagaggcccaTGTCGATGTCGATGTCGATGTCTTGTCTCACGGCAACGCCCTGACAGCAGGAGCCCATCCAGGGAACATTAAATCCGGCCTATTGAAGAAATACGGCCACCTAGTTTCGATCCCGTCCAAGGAGTGCCCCCTttttgctctgctctgccttTCTTCAGCAGACTCTCGGCCACAGATGCTGTCTCACGTATCACGCACCTCGACTAACACCCACATCAAGGCCTGTTAG
- a CDS encoding uncharacterized protein (EggNog:ENOG41), whose amino-acid sequence MVRTYKDTPSYRQYLNVDPVTGRGERLDHLMPHLQYNEDGQLIIVPGELFCRWRSDDGALCVKGTALSSATALRKHYHGCHGSPTENRRHGSNTFEFQVELHCWYRAIVNGEMPRWVPRKAADATVAIMPDITSIEEENDDEEKAKEGVNEDARTGDIATQTKKIYKTRMELKKRMERKVMMLGGKLKFKEEMKLKKMRFKKMMKLEKEMKFERMKLRKMRLKKEMRLKEKMKSRR is encoded by the exons ATGGTTCGAACATACAAAGACACGCCAAGCTACCGCCAGTACCTGAATGTCGATCCCGTCACTGGTCGCGGAGAGCGCCTTGACCATCTTATGCCCCATCTGCAGTACAATGAA GACGGACAGCTGATTATTGTGCCCGGTGAGCTGTTCTGCCGCTGGCGAAGCGACGATGGTGCTTTGTGCGTAAAG GGAACTGCCCTCTCTTCTGCCACGGCTTTGCGAAAGCACTACCACGGTTGTCATGGCTCCCCTACTGAAAATCGCCGCCACGGTTCCAACACCTTCGAGTTCCAGGTGGAACTACACT GCTGGTATCGTGCCATTGTAAACGGCGAAATGCCTCGCTGGGTGCCGCGCAAAGCGGCTGATGCAACAGTTGCTATCATGCCAGATATCACGTCTATTGAGGAG GagaatgacgatgaagaaaaggccaaggagggtGTTAATGAGGATGCACGTACAGGAGATATTGCCAcgcagacgaagaagattTACAAGACTAGAATGGAGCTCAAGAAGAGGATGGAGCGCAAGGTGATGATGCTCGGGGGCAAGCTGAAGTTtaaagaggagatgaagctcaagaagatgagattcaagaagatgatgaaacttgagaaggagatgaagtttgagaggatgaagctcaggaagatgagactcaagaaggagatgaggctcaaggagaagatgaaatcaAGGCGTTGA